From a single Gadus morhua chromosome 3, gadMor3.0, whole genome shotgun sequence genomic region:
- the pane1 gene encoding centromere protein M, whose translation MSVLRPLSKLPDINAASVLLVENEEDFQQKLAGVMVKEKSVMVKVRLAKSLPLPAKNEPNRPRIDLVVFLINLMSELSLQSAEASLKHLGQGYFLGKVCFMVTNARHAALPAERMVAVRKLASGLRCPLLYAEDQTPDGVTNAAERLLVILRVAAGCVPMTTALFLSNLTSCIVPTEEEEQQNLDFDA comes from the exons ATGTCGGTACTGAGGCCCCTAAGTAAATTACCCGACATAAATGCAGCGAGTGTCCTG CTGGTGGAGAATGAAGAGGACTTCCAGCAGAAATTGGCAGGCGTAATGGTGAAGGAAAAATCCGTTATGGTCAAAGT GAGGCTGGCTAAGAGCCTGCCACTGCCCGCCAAAAACGAGCCAAACCGTCCGAGGATAGACCTGGTCGTCTTCCTCATCAACCTCATGTCAGAGCTCAG TTTGCAGTCGGCTGAAGCCTCTCTGAAGCACTTGGGCCAAGGCTATTTTCTGGGGAAGGTTTGCTTCATGGTCACGAACG CGCGTCACGCAGCCTTACCGGCAGAGCGCATGGTGGCCGTCAGGAAGCTGGCGTCGGGTCTCCGCTGTCCTCTTCTGTATGCAGAAGATCAG ACACCAGATGGCGTCACCAACGCGGCAGAGAGGCTGCTGGTGATCCTCAGGGTGGCGGCAGGGTGCGTTCCCATGACGACAGCGCTGTTCCTGTCCAATCTGACCAGCTGCATCGtccccacggaggaggaggagcagcagaacTTGGATTTCGACGCCTGA